The following are from one region of the Lytechinus pictus isolate F3 Inbred chromosome 4, Lp3.0, whole genome shotgun sequence genome:
- the LOC129259721 gene encoding SH3 domain-containing kinase-binding protein 1-like isoform X3 has protein sequence MRAKVTFSYSPQNEDELELIVNETVEVIDQPEEGWWEGVIKGKHGLFPSNFVTIVDEDDAAEHKAETVPSSGGTTPMEEEKPVKKIKSSGIGHGNIFAQGMPQLRKTPSGDKDVRTQAKPESHPFALKRMSLRKKEHEEKKDEEKKEDKNTTPATETKGLFKVKVIYDYEPKNGDELQLKKGEIVTVTDKNAGDSGWWKGELNGKVGVFPDNFTEEIPEEKTKKKNMPAPVPARPVSGMFRAPGDEQHSLSAPPRPSRPGSMEVKGGSTQKPGVTKQPSQDNMKTVPKESHINGSRHLPPGAKQVLPPPTAGRPQLFNKPTALTKPQSTSKPHDVKETPKDSTDSGKSEPKETTFDNIKPNSEKLTHMNLSRPKATPNRRPPSTFGAPPASKSPPPTSSSSSSSPPADTPPLAPRSKHKKAHLSTPSLAPIPDHAPLSTPSNTSSSASSSKAEEPTTTPHSKPSSQAPPLTGPLPEKPRPSDHLLPRPSIDPGPKESASSQPPWKMELKNRTNKSSGHSSASAQSTENGSVHVPPGRPKASPAQSGSTTTTNTTTAPATDTSSGAPPRPPGGVTKTTASSNSAAPSKDAATSAEVQDLKKEIKALHETIASIKSDFKKEVKKLMTEVDDEKKHRMMMQVELERIKKIVMERD, from the exons ATGAGAGCGAAGGTGACTTTCAGCTATAGTCCACAGAATGAGGATGAATTAGAGTTAATAGTAAATGAAACGGTAGAGGTTATTGACCAGCCTGAGGAAGGATGGTGGGAAGGTGTCATCAAAGGAAAACATGGTCTATTTCCATCAAACTTTGTCACCATAGTAGATGAAGATGATGCTGCAGAACATAAAGCAGAAA CGGTGCCATCATCCGGTGGAACGACTCCGATGGAAGAGGAAAAACCAGTGAAGAAGATCAAGAGTTCCGGTATCGGACATGGTAACATCTTTGCCCAAGGGATGCCTCAGCTCAGGAAGACTCCTTCTGGGGATAAAGATGTACGTACTCAAGCCAAACCTGAGTCTCATCCATTCGCTTTGAAAAGG ATGTCATTACGGAAAAAGGAACATGAGGAAAAGAAGgatgaggaaaagaaagaagataagAACACAACTCCCGCAACAGAAACAAAAG GATTATTTAAAGTGAAGGTGATATACGACTACGAGCCCAAGAATGGCGATGAGCTTCAGTTAAAGAAAGGAGAGATAGTGACTGTTACTGATAAGAATGCTGGGGATAGTGGATGGTGGAAGGGAGAACTCAATGGTAAAGTTGGAGTGTTTCCTGATAACTTTACAGAAGAGATTCCTGAAGAG aaaacgaaaaagaagaatatgccTGCTCCTGTTCCAGCGAGACCTGTATCAG GAATGTTCCGAGCACCAGGGGATGAGCAGCATTCACTGTCCGCACCACCAC GTCCATCGAGACCTGGTAGTATGGAAGTCAAGGGAGGTTCTACACAGAAACCTGGTGTTACTAAGCAACCGTCTCAGGATAACATGAAGACTGTTCCTAAGGAATCTCATATCAATGGCTCAAGACATCTCCCGCCTGGTGCTAAACAG GTACTGCCACCGCCTACGGCTGGAAGGCCTCAATTATTCAACAAGCCTACAGCGTTGACCAAACCACAGTCAACATCTAAACCACATGATGTTAAAGAGACACCAAAGGACAGCACAGACTCTGGTAAATCAGAACCAAAAG aaacaacatttgataaCATCAAGCCCAACTCTGAAAAACTGACACACATGAATCTTTCAAGGCCGAAGGCAACCCCTAATAGGAGACCGCCCTCTACGTTTGGCGCACCTCCAGCATCG AAATCTCCTCCCCCAACCAGtagctcctcctcctcctctcctccTGCTGATACTCCTCCTCTTGCTCCACGCTCCAAACATAAAAAAGCCCACCTGTCCACCCCATCCCTCGCCCCTATACCAGACCACGCCCCCTTATCAACCCCCTCTAATACCTCAAGCTCTGCCTCATCATCCAAAGCAGAGGAACCTACAACAACTCCCCATTCAAAGCCATCATCTCAGGCCCCTCCCCTTACCGGTCCACTCCCTGAGAAGCCCCGCCCTTCGGACCACCTTCTGCCCCGACCATCCATTGACCCTGGTCCCAAGGAGTCTGCTAGCAGCCAACCGCCTTGGAAGATGGAACTGAAAAACAGAACTAATAAATCTAGTGGGCATTCATCTGCTTCGGCTCAG TCCACTGAAAATGgcagtgtacatgtacctccTGGTAGACCTAAAGCCTCACCAGCTCAGTCTGgctctaccaccaccaccaatactACCACTGCTCCAGCTACAGATACCAGCAGTGGAGCACCTCCAAGGCCACCTGGAGGGGTTACCAAGACGACAGCATCCTCCAACTCCGCTGCTCCTAGTAAAGATGCAGCCACGTCTGCTGAAGTGCAGGACTTGAAGAAAGAAATCAAAG ctctccatgaAACTATTGCCAGCATAAAGAGTGATTTCAAGAAAGAGGTGAAGAAGTTGATGACAGAAGTGGACGACGAGAAAAAACATAGGATGATGATGCAAGTTGAGttagaaagaataaagaaaattgtTATGGAAAGAGACTGA